The Corvus moneduloides isolate bCorMon1 chromosome 25, bCorMon1.pri, whole genome shotgun sequence genome includes a window with the following:
- the DSCAML1 gene encoding Down syndrome cell adhesion molecule-like protein 1 isoform X3 codes for MKNITAVAGRDTFINCRVIGYPYYSIKWYKDSLLLPDNHRQVVFENGTLKLMDVQKGMDEGEYLCSVLIQPQLSISQSVHVTVKVPPLIQPFEFPPASIGQLLYIPCVVSSGDMPIHITWRKDGHVILSGSGVTIESKEFMSSLQISSVSLKHNGNYTCIASNDAATVSRERQLIVRVPPRFVVQPNNQDGIYGKAGVLNCSVDGYPPPKVMWKHAKGSGNPQQYHPIPLTGRIQILPNSSLLIRHVLEEDIGYYLCQASNGVGTDISKSMFLTVKIPAMITSHPNTTIAIKGQTKELNCTARGERPIIIRWEKGDTVIDPDRNMRYAITTKDNGDEVISTLKLKPADRGDSVFFSCHAINSYGEDRGLIQLTVQEPPDPPELEIREVKARSMNLRWTQRFDGNSIITGFDIEYKNKSDSWDFKQSTRNISPTINQANIVDLHPASVYSIRMYSFNKIGRSEPSKELTISTEEAAPDGPPMDVTLQPITSQSIQVTWKAPKKELQNGVIRGYQIGYRENSPGSNGQYSIVEMKATGDSEVYTLDNLKKFAQYGVVVQAFNRAGTGPSSSEINATTLEDVPSQPPENVRAISITSDVAVISWSEPPRSTLNGVLKGYRVIFWSLYMDGEWGEMQNITTTRERVELRGMEKFTNYSVQVLAYTQAGDGVRSSVLYIQTKEDIPGPPAGIKAVPSSASSVVVSWLPPAKPNGIIRKYTIFCSSPGSGQPAPSEYETSPDQLFYRIAHLNRGQQYLLWVAAVTSAGRGNISEKVTIEPAGKAPAKIISFGGTVTTPWMKDVRLPCNSVGEPVPAIKWTKDSEDSAIPVTVDGHRLIQANGTLVLRSVKAEDSGYYTCTATNTWGFDTIIINLLVQVPPDQPRLTVSKTSASSITLAWIPGDNGGSSIRGFVLQYSVDNSEEWKDVFISSSERSFKLESLKCGTWYKVKLAAKNSVGAGRISEIIEAKTHGREPSFSKDQHLFTHINSTHARLNLQGWSSGGCPITAIVLEYRPKGNWVWQSLRTNSSSEVFLTELREATWYELRMKACNSAGCGNETTQFATLDYDGSTIPPIKSAQGEGDDVKKLFTIACPVILATLGVALLFIIRKKRKEKRLKRLRDAKSLAEMLISKNNRSFDTPVKGPPQGPRLHIDIPRVQLLIEDKEGIKQLGDDKATIPVTDTEFSQAVNPQSFCTGVSLHHPALIQNTGPLIDMSDIRPGTNPVSRKSVKSAHSTRNRYSSQWTLTKCQASTPARTLTSDWRTVGSQHGITVTESDSYSASLSQDTDKGRNSMVSTESASSTYEELARAYEHAKLEEQLQHAKFEITECFISDSSSDQMTTGTTDNADSMTSMSTPSEPGICRFTASPPKPQDSERGKGVAVPIPHRASKSDYCNLPLYVKSEAFFRKPDAHEPCPVVPPREASIRNLARAYHAQARHMTLEPGAKPLGLPPPASAATTLPQRTLPMPGPAGPAPAPAASAAPAPPVAAEPPVAAAAAEARVPTHSKVGGSRDSLLEMSTSGVGRCQKQGAGAYSKSYTLV; via the exons TCCCTCCGCTGATCCAGCCCTTTGAGTTCCCACCTGCCTCCATCGGACAGCTCCTCTACATCCCCTGCGTGGTCTCCTCCGGGGACATGCCCATCCACATCACCTGGAGGAAGGACGGGCACGTCATCCTCTCCGGCTCTGGGGTCACCATCGAGAGCAAGGAGTTCATGAGCTCCCTGCAGATCTCCAGTGTCTCCCTCAAGCACAACGGGAACTACACCTGCATCGCCAGCAACGACGCTGCCACCGTCAGCCGGGAGCGGCAGCTCATCGTGCGGG TGCCTCCTCGTTTTGTGGTCCAACCCAACAACCAAGACGGCATCTATGGAAAAGCCGGGGTGCTGAACTGCTCCGTTGACGGGTACCCCCCTCCGAAAGTCATGTGGAAGCACGCTAAAG GAAGTGGCAACCCCCAGCAGTACCACCCCATCCCCCTGACAGGCCGCATCCAGATCCTGCCCAACAGCTCCCTGCTCATCCGCCACGTCCTGGAGGAGGACATCGGCTACTACCTCTGCCAGGCCAGCAACGGCGTGGGCACAGACATCAGCAAGTCCATGTTCCTCACCGTCAAGA TCCCAGCCATGATCACCTCCCACCCCAACACCACTATCGCCATCAAGGGCCAGACCAAGGAGCTGAACTGCACGGCGCGGGGCGAGCGGCCCATCATCATCCGCTGGGAGAAGGGGGACACCGTCATCGACCCCGACCGCAACATGCGCTACGCCATCACCACCAAGGACAACGGCGACGAGGTCATCTCCACGCTCAAG CTGAAACCAGCCGACCGCGGGGACTCCGTCTTCTTCTCCTGTCACGCCATCAACTCCTACGGCGAGGACAGAGGCTTAATCCAGCTCACTGTGCAAG AGCCCCCTGACCCACCGGAGCTGGAGATCCGTGAGGTGAAAGCCCGGAGTATGAATTTGCGATGGACGCAGCGGTTTGACGGCAACAGCATCATCACCGGGTTTGACATCGAGTACAAGAACAAGTCAG ATTCCTGGGATTTCAAGCAGTCTACACGGAACATCTCCCCGACCATCAACCAGGCGAACATCGTGGACCTGCACCCCGCCTCCGTGTACAGCATCCGTATGTACTCCTTCAACAAGATCGGCCGCAGCGAGCCCAGCAAGGAGCTCACCATCAGCACTGAGGAAGCAG CTCCCGATGGCCCTCCGATGGATGTCACCTTGCAGCCGATCACGTCCCAGAGCATCCAGGTCACCTGGAAG GCCCCgaagaaggagctgcagaacGGGGTGATCCGTGGCTACCAGATTGGCTACCGGGAGAACAGCCCAGGCAGCAATGGGCAGTACAGCATCGTGGAGATGAAGGCCACGGGGGACAGCGAGGTTTACACGCTGGACAACCTCAAGAAGTTTGCGCAGTACGGGGTGGTGGTGCAGGCGTTCAACCGCGCGGGCACGGGGCCTTCGTCCAGCGAGATCAACGCCACCACGCTGGAGGACG TTCCCAGCCAGCCCCCTGAGAACGTGCGGGCCATCTCCATCACCTCGGATGTGGCCGTGATCTCCTGGTCGGAGCCCCCGCGCAGCACCCTCAATGGGGTGCTCAAGGGGTACCGGGTCATCTTCTGGTCCCTCTACATGGACGGAG AGTGGGGCGAGATGCAGAACATCACGACCACGCGGGAGCGGGTGGAGCTGCGGGGCATGGAGAAGTTCACCAACTACAGCGTGCAGGTGCTGGCCTACACCCAGGCGGGTGACGGCGTCCGCAGCAGCGTGCTCTACATCCAGACCAAGGAGGACA TTCCAGGTCCCCCAGCTGGGATTAAGGCTGTGCCGTCCTCTGCCAGCAGCGTGGTGGTGTCCTGGCTGCCGCCGGCCAAGCCCAACGGCATCATCCGGAAGTACACCAtcttctgctccagccccggctcGGGGCAGCCG GCCCCCAGCGAGTACGAGACCAGCCCGGACCAGCTCTTCTACCGCATCGCCCACCTGAACCGGGGCCAGCAGTACCTGCTCTGGGTGGCCGCCGTCACCTCCGCCGGCCGCGGCAACATCAGCGAGAAGGTCACCATCGAGCCTGCGGGCAAAG CCCCTGCCAAGATCATCTCCTTCGGAGGCACCGTCACCACGCCGTGGATGAAGGACGTGAGGCTGCCGTGCAACTCCGTTGGGGAGCCGGTCCCTGCCATCAAGTGGACCAAGGACAG CGAGGACTCTGCCATCCCGGTGACAGTGGATGGCCACCGCCTGATCCAGGCCAACGGGACGCTGGTGCTGCGCTCGGTGAAAGCCGAGGACTCCGGCTACTACACCTGCACTGCCACCAACACCTGGGGCTTCGACACCATCATCATCAACCTGCTGGTGCAAG TGCCCCCGGACCAGCCCCGCCTGACTGTCTCCAAGACCTCGGCATCGTCTATCACGCTGGCCTGGATCCCTGGGGACAATGGGGGCAGCTCCATCCGAG GCTTTGTGCTCCAGTACTCGGTGGACAACAGCGAGGAGTGGAAGGACGTGTTCATCAGCTCCTCCGAGCGCTCCTTCAAGCTGGAGAGCCTCAAGTGCGGCACCTGGTACAAGGTGAAGCTGGCGGCCAAGAACAGCGTCGGCGCCGGCCGCATCAGCGAGATCATCGAGGCCAAGACCCACGGCAGAG AGCCCTCCTTCAGCAAGGACCAGCACCTCTTCACCCACATCAACTCCACGCACGCCAGGCTGaacctgcagggctggagcagcgggGGCTGCCCCATCACCGCCATCGTCCTGGAGTACCGGCCCAAGGGCAACTGGGTGTGGCAGAGCCTTCGCACCAACAGCTCCAGCGAGGTGTTCCTGACGGAGCTGCGCGAGGCCACGTGGTACGAGCTGCGCATGAAGGCCTGCAACAGCGCCGGCTGCGGCAACGAGACCACGCAGTTCGCCACGCTGGACTACGACGGCA GCACCATCCCCCCCATCAAGTCTGCCCAAGGGGAAGGTGACGATGTGAAGAAGCTCTTCACCATCGCCTGCCCCGTGATCCTGGCCACGCTGGGAGTGGCCCTGCTCTTCATCATCCgcaagaagaggaaggagaagcgACTGAAGAGGCTTCGAG ATGCGAAGAGTTTGGCAGAAATGCTGATCAG CAAGAATAACCGCAGCTTTGACACGCCGGTGAAGGGGCCCCCGCAGGGCCCCCGACTGCACATCGACATCCCGCGGGTGCAGCTCCTCATCGAGGACAAGGAAGGCATCAAGCAGCTGG GGGATGACAAAGCCACGATCCCGGTGACCGACACGGAGTTCAGCCAGGCCGTGAACCCCCAGAGCTTCTGCACGGGCGTCTCTCTGCATCACCCAGCCCTGATCCAGAACACGGGGCCCCTCATCGACATGTCCGACATCCGCCCTGGCACCA ACCCCGTGTCAAGGAAGAGTGTGAAGTCTGCACACAGCACCCGCAACCGCTACTCCAGCCAGTGGACACTCACCAAGTGCCAGGCGTCCACCCCCGCGCGGACCCTCACCTCGGACTGGAGGACAGTGGGCTCCCAGCACGGCATCACAGTCACCGAGAGTGACAGCTACAGCGCCAGCCTCTCGCAGGACACAG ACAAGGGGCGGAACAGCATGGTGTCCACCGAGAGCGCCTCGTCCACCTACGAGGAGCTGGCGCGCGCCTACGAGCACGCcaagctggaggagcagctgcagcacgcCAAGTTCGAGATCACCGAGTGCTTCATCTCCGACAGCTCCTCGGACCAGATGACCACGGGCACCACGGACAACGCGGACAGCATGACCTCCATGAGCACCCCGTCCGAGCCCGGCATCTGCCGCTTCACCGCCTCCCCGCCCAAGCCCCAGGACAGCGAGCGGGGCAAGGGCGTGGCCGTGCCCATCCCGCACCGCGCCAGCAAGA GTGACTACTGCAACCTCCCGCTGTACGTCAAGTCGGAGGCCTTCTTCCGCAAGCCCGACGCGCACGAGCCGTGCCCGGTGGTGCCACCACGGGAAGCCTCCATCCGCAACCTGGCCCGGGCGTACCACGCGCAGGCCCGGCACATGACGCTGGAGCCCGGCGCCAAACCCCTGGGGCTGCCTCCCCCGGCCTCCGCCGCAACCACCTTACCTCAGAGGACTCTCCCCATGCCCGGCCCGGCGGGTCCCGCACCCGCGcccgccgccagcgccgccCCGGCTCCCCCCGTGGCTGCTGAGCCCCCTGTGGCTGCCGCAGCCGCCGAGGCGCGGGTGCCCACGCACTCCAAAGTGGGGGGCTCCAGGGACTCACTGCTGGAGATGAGCACGTCGGGGGTAGGCAGGTGTCAAAAACAGGGCGCCGGAGCCTACTCCAAGTCCTACACGCTGGTGTAG